A region of Cucumis melo cultivar AY chromosome 2, USDA_Cmelo_AY_1.0, whole genome shotgun sequence DNA encodes the following proteins:
- the LOC103502342 gene encoding ribonuclease J isoform X2, with protein sequence MQLEFLGGSSILGSSHSAPYKQRMASFGALSLCPCSPLLRPHHPVRTIYCCHGSPTVLGKNVSKVPRKRPGRLEGAKRSMEDSVQRKMEQFYEGSDGPPLRVLPIGGLGEIGMNCMLVGNYDRYILIDAGVMFPDHDELGVQKIIPDTTFIKRWSHKIEAVVITHGHEDHIGALPWVIPALDSHTPIYASSFTVELIKKRLKENGIFVPSRLKVFKMRKRFTAGPFEIEPIRVTHSIPDCCGLVLRCTDGTILHTGDWKIDESPLDGKVFDRETLEQLSKEGVTLMMSDSTNVLSPGRTISESVVADALLRRISAAKGRVITTQFASNIHRLGSVKAAADLTGRKLVFVGMSLRTYLDAAWKDGKAPIDPSTLVKVEDIDAYAPKDLLIVTTGSQAEPRAALNLASYGSSHSLKLSKEDMILYSAKVIPGNESRVMKMLNRISEIGSNIIMGKNELLHTSGHGYRGELEEVLQIVKPQHFLPIHGELLFLKEHELLGRSTGIRHTTVIKNGEMLGVSHLRNRRVLSNGFTSLGRENLQLKYSDGDKAFGSSSELFVDERLKIATDGIIVVSMEILRPQSVDGLNGTGIKGKLRITTRCLWLDKGKLLDALHKAAHAALSSCPVNCPLAHMERTVSELLRKMVRKYSGKRPEVIVMAVESPGGVLSEELGARLSGKSYSGFGMSASRKAVDGQPTKSHLNSIRPDGNNDLPSEDNSSQESQGYHLESERLLPEEDYDTTNLNLTETQSFDNEGLEDFWKPFITPSSPANELAKDHEGSVQHLKNALEISNEREEVSDDKSLKTSNSDVNSSKPVKRNKWKPEEIKKLIKLRGQLHARFQVTRGRMALWEEISNGMLADGINRSPGQCKSLWTSLVQKFEESKSEKKSKKSWPYLEEMSGILSDSEAVATK encoded by the exons ATGCAATTAGAATTTTTGGGAGGTTCTTCCATCCTCGGTTCGTCGCATTCAGCTCCATACAAGCAGAGGATGGCATCTTTTGGCGCTCTTTCACTTTGTCCCTGCAGCCCACTTTTACGCCCTCATCACCCAGTTCGTACTATTTATTGTTGCCATGGATCTCCTACAGTTTTAG GCAAAAATGTTTCTAAAGTACCCCGAAAAAGACCTGGGAGATTGGAAGGTGCTAAAAGAAGCATGGAAGACTCTGTTCAACGCAAGATGGAACAGTTTTATGAAGGTTCAGATGGTCCACCTCTCCGAGTTCTTCCAATCGGTGGCCTTGGTGAAATTGGGATGAATTGTATGCTTGTTGGGAATTATGACCGCTACATTCTGATTGATGCTGGCGTCATGTTTCCTGA CCATGATGAGCTTGGTGTCCAGAAAATTATACCTGATACCACATTTATCAAGAGATGGAGTCACAAAATTGAAGCTGTTGTTATTACACATGGCCATGAAGATCACATTGGTGCGTTGCCTTGG GTAATTCCAGCTTTGGATTCTCATACACCAATATATGCATCTTCCTTTACAGTGGAG CTTATAAAAAAGCGTCTGAAGGAAAATGGTATTTTTGTTCCTTCTCGACTGAAGGTGTTTAAGATGAGAAAGAGATTTACAGCTGGGCCATTTGAAATAGAGCCAATTAGGGTTACTCATTCCATTCCCGATTGTTGTGGATTAGTTCTTCGATGTACTGATGGTACAATTCTTCATACTGGAGACTGGAAG ATTGATGAATCGCCATTGGATGGTAAAGTATTTGATCGAGAAACTTTGGAACAACTATCAAAAGAAGGAGTGACTCTT ATGATGAGTGACTCAACGAACGTACTATCTCCTGGAAGAACCATTAGTGAATCTGTGGTGGCAGATGCACTTTTAAGACGTATCTCTGCCGCTAAAGGAAGGGTCATCACGACTCAGTTTGCTTCAAATATACACCGCCTTGGAAGTGTGAAAGCAGCTGCAGATTTAACTGGCAGAAAGTTG GTATTTGTTGGCATGTCTTTACGGACATATCTGGATGCAGCCTGGAAAGATGGGAAGGCACCAATTGATCCATCAACCTTG GTAAAAGTGGAGGACATTGATGCCTATGCTCCAAAAGATCTATTAATTGTCACAACTGGCTCACAA GCAGAACCACGTGCTGCGCTAAATCTTGCATCTTATGGAAGTAGTCACTCTCTCAAACTGAGCAAGGAAGACATGATTTTGTATTCGGCCAAG GTGATACCTGGTAACGAATCCAGAGTGATGAAAATGTTGAACCGTATATCAGAGATcggatcaaatataataatggGCAAGAACGAGTTGCTGCACACATCTGGTCACGGATACCGTGGAGAATTA GAGGAAGTACTTCAAATTGTAAAGCCGCAACACTTTTTACCCATTCATGGGGAGCTTTTATTCCTCAAGGAGCATGAACTGCTGGGTCGGTCGACAGGCATTCGGCACACAACT GTTATAAAAAATGGAGAAATGCTTGGAGTTTCTCATCTAAGAAACAGAAGAGTTTTATCCAACGGTTTCACCTCTCTTGGGAGGGAGAATTTACAG TTGAAGTATAGTGATGGTGACAAAGCATTTGGATCCTCATCTGAGCTTTTCGTTGATGAGAGACTAAAGATTGCAACAGATGGCATTATAGTAGTCAG TATGGAAATTTTGCGACCTCAAAGTGTAGATGGTTTAAATGGGACTGGCATTAAAGGAAAGCTAAGGATCACTACTCGATGTTTATGGCTTGACAAGGGGAAGCTTTTAGATGCACTTCATAAAGCTGCTCATGCAGCACTTTCAAGCTGCCCGGTGAATTGTCCTCTAGCTCACATGGAAAGAACTGTGTCTGAGCTTCTGAGGAAGATGGTTAGAAAGTACAGTGGTAAGAGGCCTGAAGTCATAGTCATGGCTGTGGAGAGCCCTGGAGGAGTTCTATCCGAAGAGCTTGGAGCAAGGCTTTCAGGCAAGTCCTATAGTGGATTTGGGATGTCAGCATCGCGAAAAGCAGTTGATGGACAACCAACTAAGAGCCACTTAAACAGTATAAGACCAGATGGAAATAACGATTTGCCTTCTGAGGATAACTCAAGTCAGGAGTCTCaag GTTATCATTTGGAATCTGAAAGACTACTTCCTGAAGAGGACTATGACACCACGAACTTGAACTTGACAGAGACACAATCCTTTGATAACGAGGGTTTGGAGGATTTCTGGAAACCATTTATCACGCCATCCTCTCCTGCCAACGAATTGGCGAAGGATCACGAAGGTTCTGttcaacatttaaaaaatgcgTTGGAGATTTCAAACGAACGTGAAGAAGTCAGTGATGACAAGTCACTGAAAACATCAAATTCTGATGTGAACTCTTCAAAGCCTGTGAAACGCAATAAATGGAAACCTGAGGAGATCAAGAAACTTATTAAATTGCGGGGGCAATTGCATGCCAGGTTTCAAGTGACCAGGGGACGAATGGCATTGTGGGAAGAGATATCCAATGGTATGTTGGCTGATGGTATTAATCGGAGTCCCGGACAGTGCAAATCTCTTTGGACATCTCTGGTTCAGAAATTTGAG GAAAGCAAAAGTGAAAAGAAAAGCAAGAAGAGTTGGCCATACTTGGAGGAAATGAGCGGCATATTATCTGATTCAGAGGCAGTGGCAACAAAATGA
- the LOC103502342 gene encoding ribonuclease J isoform X3: MQLEFLGGSSILGSSHSAPYKQRMASFGALSLCPCSPLLRPHHPVRTIYCCHGSPTVLGKNVSKVPRKRPGRLEGAKRSMEDSVQRKMEQFYEGSDGPPLRVLPIGGLGEIGMNCMLVGNYDRYILIDAGVMFPDHDELGVQKIIPDTTFIKRWSHKIEAVVITHGHEDHIGALPWVIPALDSHTPIYASSFTVELIKKRLKENGIFVPSRLKVFKMRKRFTAGPFEIEPIRVTHSIPDCCGLVLRCTDGTILHTGDWKMMSDSTNVLSPGRTISESVVADALLRRISAAKGRVITTQFASNIHRLGSVKAAADLTGRKLVFVGMSLRTYLDAAWKDGKAPIDPSTLVKVEDIDAYAPKDLLIVTTGSQAEPRAALNLASYGSSHSLKLSKEDMILYSAKVIPGNESRVMKMLNRISEIGSNIIMGKNELLHTSGHGYRGELEEVLQIVKPQHFLPIHGELLFLKEHELLGRSTGIRHTTVIKNGEMLGVSHLRNRRVLSNGFTSLGRENLQLKYSDGDKAFGSSSELFVDERLKIATDGIIVVSMEILRPQSVDGLNGTGIKGKLRITTRCLWLDKGKLLDALHKAAHAALSSCPVNCPLAHMERTVSELLRKMVRKYSGKRPEVIVMAVESPGGVLSEELGARLSGKSYSGFGMSASRKAVDGQPTKSHLNSIRPDGNNDLPSEDNSSQESQGYHLESERLLPEEDYDTTNLNLTETQSFDNEGLEDFWKPFITPSSPANELAKDHEGSVQHLKNALEISNEREEVSDDKSLKTSNSDVNSSKPVKRNKWKPEEIKKLIKLRGQLHARFQVTRGRMALWEEISNGMLADGINRSPGQCKSLWTSLVQKFEQESKSEKKSKKSWPYLEEMSGILSDSEAVATK; the protein is encoded by the exons ATGCAATTAGAATTTTTGGGAGGTTCTTCCATCCTCGGTTCGTCGCATTCAGCTCCATACAAGCAGAGGATGGCATCTTTTGGCGCTCTTTCACTTTGTCCCTGCAGCCCACTTTTACGCCCTCATCACCCAGTTCGTACTATTTATTGTTGCCATGGATCTCCTACAGTTTTAG GCAAAAATGTTTCTAAAGTACCCCGAAAAAGACCTGGGAGATTGGAAGGTGCTAAAAGAAGCATGGAAGACTCTGTTCAACGCAAGATGGAACAGTTTTATGAAGGTTCAGATGGTCCACCTCTCCGAGTTCTTCCAATCGGTGGCCTTGGTGAAATTGGGATGAATTGTATGCTTGTTGGGAATTATGACCGCTACATTCTGATTGATGCTGGCGTCATGTTTCCTGA CCATGATGAGCTTGGTGTCCAGAAAATTATACCTGATACCACATTTATCAAGAGATGGAGTCACAAAATTGAAGCTGTTGTTATTACACATGGCCATGAAGATCACATTGGTGCGTTGCCTTGG GTAATTCCAGCTTTGGATTCTCATACACCAATATATGCATCTTCCTTTACAGTGGAG CTTATAAAAAAGCGTCTGAAGGAAAATGGTATTTTTGTTCCTTCTCGACTGAAGGTGTTTAAGATGAGAAAGAGATTTACAGCTGGGCCATTTGAAATAGAGCCAATTAGGGTTACTCATTCCATTCCCGATTGTTGTGGATTAGTTCTTCGATGTACTGATGGTACAATTCTTCATACTGGAGACTGGAAG ATGATGAGTGACTCAACGAACGTACTATCTCCTGGAAGAACCATTAGTGAATCTGTGGTGGCAGATGCACTTTTAAGACGTATCTCTGCCGCTAAAGGAAGGGTCATCACGACTCAGTTTGCTTCAAATATACACCGCCTTGGAAGTGTGAAAGCAGCTGCAGATTTAACTGGCAGAAAGTTG GTATTTGTTGGCATGTCTTTACGGACATATCTGGATGCAGCCTGGAAAGATGGGAAGGCACCAATTGATCCATCAACCTTG GTAAAAGTGGAGGACATTGATGCCTATGCTCCAAAAGATCTATTAATTGTCACAACTGGCTCACAA GCAGAACCACGTGCTGCGCTAAATCTTGCATCTTATGGAAGTAGTCACTCTCTCAAACTGAGCAAGGAAGACATGATTTTGTATTCGGCCAAG GTGATACCTGGTAACGAATCCAGAGTGATGAAAATGTTGAACCGTATATCAGAGATcggatcaaatataataatggGCAAGAACGAGTTGCTGCACACATCTGGTCACGGATACCGTGGAGAATTA GAGGAAGTACTTCAAATTGTAAAGCCGCAACACTTTTTACCCATTCATGGGGAGCTTTTATTCCTCAAGGAGCATGAACTGCTGGGTCGGTCGACAGGCATTCGGCACACAACT GTTATAAAAAATGGAGAAATGCTTGGAGTTTCTCATCTAAGAAACAGAAGAGTTTTATCCAACGGTTTCACCTCTCTTGGGAGGGAGAATTTACAG TTGAAGTATAGTGATGGTGACAAAGCATTTGGATCCTCATCTGAGCTTTTCGTTGATGAGAGACTAAAGATTGCAACAGATGGCATTATAGTAGTCAG TATGGAAATTTTGCGACCTCAAAGTGTAGATGGTTTAAATGGGACTGGCATTAAAGGAAAGCTAAGGATCACTACTCGATGTTTATGGCTTGACAAGGGGAAGCTTTTAGATGCACTTCATAAAGCTGCTCATGCAGCACTTTCAAGCTGCCCGGTGAATTGTCCTCTAGCTCACATGGAAAGAACTGTGTCTGAGCTTCTGAGGAAGATGGTTAGAAAGTACAGTGGTAAGAGGCCTGAAGTCATAGTCATGGCTGTGGAGAGCCCTGGAGGAGTTCTATCCGAAGAGCTTGGAGCAAGGCTTTCAGGCAAGTCCTATAGTGGATTTGGGATGTCAGCATCGCGAAAAGCAGTTGATGGACAACCAACTAAGAGCCACTTAAACAGTATAAGACCAGATGGAAATAACGATTTGCCTTCTGAGGATAACTCAAGTCAGGAGTCTCaag GTTATCATTTGGAATCTGAAAGACTACTTCCTGAAGAGGACTATGACACCACGAACTTGAACTTGACAGAGACACAATCCTTTGATAACGAGGGTTTGGAGGATTTCTGGAAACCATTTATCACGCCATCCTCTCCTGCCAACGAATTGGCGAAGGATCACGAAGGTTCTGttcaacatttaaaaaatgcgTTGGAGATTTCAAACGAACGTGAAGAAGTCAGTGATGACAAGTCACTGAAAACATCAAATTCTGATGTGAACTCTTCAAAGCCTGTGAAACGCAATAAATGGAAACCTGAGGAGATCAAGAAACTTATTAAATTGCGGGGGCAATTGCATGCCAGGTTTCAAGTGACCAGGGGACGAATGGCATTGTGGGAAGAGATATCCAATGGTATGTTGGCTGATGGTATTAATCGGAGTCCCGGACAGTGCAAATCTCTTTGGACATCTCTGGTTCAGAAATTTGAG CAGGAAAGCAAAAGTGAAAAGAAAAGCAAGAAGAGTTGGCCATACTTGGAGGAAATGAGCGGCATATTATCTGATTCAGAGGCAGTGGCAACAAAATGA
- the LOC103502342 gene encoding ribonuclease J isoform X1: protein MQLEFLGGSSILGSSHSAPYKQRMASFGALSLCPCSPLLRPHHPVRTIYCCHGSPTVLGKNVSKVPRKRPGRLEGAKRSMEDSVQRKMEQFYEGSDGPPLRVLPIGGLGEIGMNCMLVGNYDRYILIDAGVMFPDHDELGVQKIIPDTTFIKRWSHKIEAVVITHGHEDHIGALPWVIPALDSHTPIYASSFTVELIKKRLKENGIFVPSRLKVFKMRKRFTAGPFEIEPIRVTHSIPDCCGLVLRCTDGTILHTGDWKIDESPLDGKVFDRETLEQLSKEGVTLMMSDSTNVLSPGRTISESVVADALLRRISAAKGRVITTQFASNIHRLGSVKAAADLTGRKLVFVGMSLRTYLDAAWKDGKAPIDPSTLVKVEDIDAYAPKDLLIVTTGSQAEPRAALNLASYGSSHSLKLSKEDMILYSAKVIPGNESRVMKMLNRISEIGSNIIMGKNELLHTSGHGYRGELEEVLQIVKPQHFLPIHGELLFLKEHELLGRSTGIRHTTVIKNGEMLGVSHLRNRRVLSNGFTSLGRENLQLKYSDGDKAFGSSSELFVDERLKIATDGIIVVSMEILRPQSVDGLNGTGIKGKLRITTRCLWLDKGKLLDALHKAAHAALSSCPVNCPLAHMERTVSELLRKMVRKYSGKRPEVIVMAVESPGGVLSEELGARLSGKSYSGFGMSASRKAVDGQPTKSHLNSIRPDGNNDLPSEDNSSQESQGYHLESERLLPEEDYDTTNLNLTETQSFDNEGLEDFWKPFITPSSPANELAKDHEGSVQHLKNALEISNEREEVSDDKSLKTSNSDVNSSKPVKRNKWKPEEIKKLIKLRGQLHARFQVTRGRMALWEEISNGMLADGINRSPGQCKSLWTSLVQKFEQESKSEKKSKKSWPYLEEMSGILSDSEAVATK, encoded by the exons ATGCAATTAGAATTTTTGGGAGGTTCTTCCATCCTCGGTTCGTCGCATTCAGCTCCATACAAGCAGAGGATGGCATCTTTTGGCGCTCTTTCACTTTGTCCCTGCAGCCCACTTTTACGCCCTCATCACCCAGTTCGTACTATTTATTGTTGCCATGGATCTCCTACAGTTTTAG GCAAAAATGTTTCTAAAGTACCCCGAAAAAGACCTGGGAGATTGGAAGGTGCTAAAAGAAGCATGGAAGACTCTGTTCAACGCAAGATGGAACAGTTTTATGAAGGTTCAGATGGTCCACCTCTCCGAGTTCTTCCAATCGGTGGCCTTGGTGAAATTGGGATGAATTGTATGCTTGTTGGGAATTATGACCGCTACATTCTGATTGATGCTGGCGTCATGTTTCCTGA CCATGATGAGCTTGGTGTCCAGAAAATTATACCTGATACCACATTTATCAAGAGATGGAGTCACAAAATTGAAGCTGTTGTTATTACACATGGCCATGAAGATCACATTGGTGCGTTGCCTTGG GTAATTCCAGCTTTGGATTCTCATACACCAATATATGCATCTTCCTTTACAGTGGAG CTTATAAAAAAGCGTCTGAAGGAAAATGGTATTTTTGTTCCTTCTCGACTGAAGGTGTTTAAGATGAGAAAGAGATTTACAGCTGGGCCATTTGAAATAGAGCCAATTAGGGTTACTCATTCCATTCCCGATTGTTGTGGATTAGTTCTTCGATGTACTGATGGTACAATTCTTCATACTGGAGACTGGAAG ATTGATGAATCGCCATTGGATGGTAAAGTATTTGATCGAGAAACTTTGGAACAACTATCAAAAGAAGGAGTGACTCTT ATGATGAGTGACTCAACGAACGTACTATCTCCTGGAAGAACCATTAGTGAATCTGTGGTGGCAGATGCACTTTTAAGACGTATCTCTGCCGCTAAAGGAAGGGTCATCACGACTCAGTTTGCTTCAAATATACACCGCCTTGGAAGTGTGAAAGCAGCTGCAGATTTAACTGGCAGAAAGTTG GTATTTGTTGGCATGTCTTTACGGACATATCTGGATGCAGCCTGGAAAGATGGGAAGGCACCAATTGATCCATCAACCTTG GTAAAAGTGGAGGACATTGATGCCTATGCTCCAAAAGATCTATTAATTGTCACAACTGGCTCACAA GCAGAACCACGTGCTGCGCTAAATCTTGCATCTTATGGAAGTAGTCACTCTCTCAAACTGAGCAAGGAAGACATGATTTTGTATTCGGCCAAG GTGATACCTGGTAACGAATCCAGAGTGATGAAAATGTTGAACCGTATATCAGAGATcggatcaaatataataatggGCAAGAACGAGTTGCTGCACACATCTGGTCACGGATACCGTGGAGAATTA GAGGAAGTACTTCAAATTGTAAAGCCGCAACACTTTTTACCCATTCATGGGGAGCTTTTATTCCTCAAGGAGCATGAACTGCTGGGTCGGTCGACAGGCATTCGGCACACAACT GTTATAAAAAATGGAGAAATGCTTGGAGTTTCTCATCTAAGAAACAGAAGAGTTTTATCCAACGGTTTCACCTCTCTTGGGAGGGAGAATTTACAG TTGAAGTATAGTGATGGTGACAAAGCATTTGGATCCTCATCTGAGCTTTTCGTTGATGAGAGACTAAAGATTGCAACAGATGGCATTATAGTAGTCAG TATGGAAATTTTGCGACCTCAAAGTGTAGATGGTTTAAATGGGACTGGCATTAAAGGAAAGCTAAGGATCACTACTCGATGTTTATGGCTTGACAAGGGGAAGCTTTTAGATGCACTTCATAAAGCTGCTCATGCAGCACTTTCAAGCTGCCCGGTGAATTGTCCTCTAGCTCACATGGAAAGAACTGTGTCTGAGCTTCTGAGGAAGATGGTTAGAAAGTACAGTGGTAAGAGGCCTGAAGTCATAGTCATGGCTGTGGAGAGCCCTGGAGGAGTTCTATCCGAAGAGCTTGGAGCAAGGCTTTCAGGCAAGTCCTATAGTGGATTTGGGATGTCAGCATCGCGAAAAGCAGTTGATGGACAACCAACTAAGAGCCACTTAAACAGTATAAGACCAGATGGAAATAACGATTTGCCTTCTGAGGATAACTCAAGTCAGGAGTCTCaag GTTATCATTTGGAATCTGAAAGACTACTTCCTGAAGAGGACTATGACACCACGAACTTGAACTTGACAGAGACACAATCCTTTGATAACGAGGGTTTGGAGGATTTCTGGAAACCATTTATCACGCCATCCTCTCCTGCCAACGAATTGGCGAAGGATCACGAAGGTTCTGttcaacatttaaaaaatgcgTTGGAGATTTCAAACGAACGTGAAGAAGTCAGTGATGACAAGTCACTGAAAACATCAAATTCTGATGTGAACTCTTCAAAGCCTGTGAAACGCAATAAATGGAAACCTGAGGAGATCAAGAAACTTATTAAATTGCGGGGGCAATTGCATGCCAGGTTTCAAGTGACCAGGGGACGAATGGCATTGTGGGAAGAGATATCCAATGGTATGTTGGCTGATGGTATTAATCGGAGTCCCGGACAGTGCAAATCTCTTTGGACATCTCTGGTTCAGAAATTTGAG CAGGAAAGCAAAAGTGAAAAGAAAAGCAAGAAGAGTTGGCCATACTTGGAGGAAATGAGCGGCATATTATCTGATTCAGAGGCAGTGGCAACAAAATGA
- the LOC103502342 gene encoding ribonuclease J isoform X4 has product MLASCFLTMMSLVSRKLYLIPHLSRDGVTKLKLLLLHMAMKITLVIPALDSHTPIYASSFTVELIKKRLKENGIFVPSRLKVFKMRKRFTAGPFEIEPIRVTHSIPDCCGLVLRCTDGTILHTGDWKIDESPLDGKVFDRETLEQLSKEGVTLMMSDSTNVLSPGRTISESVVADALLRRISAAKGRVITTQFASNIHRLGSVKAAADLTGRKLVFVGMSLRTYLDAAWKDGKAPIDPSTLVKVEDIDAYAPKDLLIVTTGSQAEPRAALNLASYGSSHSLKLSKEDMILYSAKVIPGNESRVMKMLNRISEIGSNIIMGKNELLHTSGHGYRGELEEVLQIVKPQHFLPIHGELLFLKEHELLGRSTGIRHTTVIKNGEMLGVSHLRNRRVLSNGFTSLGRENLQLKYSDGDKAFGSSSELFVDERLKIATDGIIVVSMEILRPQSVDGLNGTGIKGKLRITTRCLWLDKGKLLDALHKAAHAALSSCPVNCPLAHMERTVSELLRKMVRKYSGKRPEVIVMAVESPGGVLSEELGARLSGKSYSGFGMSASRKAVDGQPTKSHLNSIRPDGNNDLPSEDNSSQESQGYHLESERLLPEEDYDTTNLNLTETQSFDNEGLEDFWKPFITPSSPANELAKDHEGSVQHLKNALEISNEREEVSDDKSLKTSNSDVNSSKPVKRNKWKPEEIKKLIKLRGQLHARFQVTRGRMALWEEISNGMLADGINRSPGQCKSLWTSLVQKFEQESKSEKKSKKSWPYLEEMSGILSDSEAVATK; this is encoded by the exons ATGCTGGCGTCATGTTTCCTGA CCATGATGAGCTTGGTGTCCAGAAAATTATACCTGATACCACATTTATCAAGAGATGGAGTCACAAAATTGAAGCTGTTGTTATTACACATGGCCATGAAGATCACATTG GTAATTCCAGCTTTGGATTCTCATACACCAATATATGCATCTTCCTTTACAGTGGAG CTTATAAAAAAGCGTCTGAAGGAAAATGGTATTTTTGTTCCTTCTCGACTGAAGGTGTTTAAGATGAGAAAGAGATTTACAGCTGGGCCATTTGAAATAGAGCCAATTAGGGTTACTCATTCCATTCCCGATTGTTGTGGATTAGTTCTTCGATGTACTGATGGTACAATTCTTCATACTGGAGACTGGAAG ATTGATGAATCGCCATTGGATGGTAAAGTATTTGATCGAGAAACTTTGGAACAACTATCAAAAGAAGGAGTGACTCTT ATGATGAGTGACTCAACGAACGTACTATCTCCTGGAAGAACCATTAGTGAATCTGTGGTGGCAGATGCACTTTTAAGACGTATCTCTGCCGCTAAAGGAAGGGTCATCACGACTCAGTTTGCTTCAAATATACACCGCCTTGGAAGTGTGAAAGCAGCTGCAGATTTAACTGGCAGAAAGTTG GTATTTGTTGGCATGTCTTTACGGACATATCTGGATGCAGCCTGGAAAGATGGGAAGGCACCAATTGATCCATCAACCTTG GTAAAAGTGGAGGACATTGATGCCTATGCTCCAAAAGATCTATTAATTGTCACAACTGGCTCACAA GCAGAACCACGTGCTGCGCTAAATCTTGCATCTTATGGAAGTAGTCACTCTCTCAAACTGAGCAAGGAAGACATGATTTTGTATTCGGCCAAG GTGATACCTGGTAACGAATCCAGAGTGATGAAAATGTTGAACCGTATATCAGAGATcggatcaaatataataatggGCAAGAACGAGTTGCTGCACACATCTGGTCACGGATACCGTGGAGAATTA GAGGAAGTACTTCAAATTGTAAAGCCGCAACACTTTTTACCCATTCATGGGGAGCTTTTATTCCTCAAGGAGCATGAACTGCTGGGTCGGTCGACAGGCATTCGGCACACAACT GTTATAAAAAATGGAGAAATGCTTGGAGTTTCTCATCTAAGAAACAGAAGAGTTTTATCCAACGGTTTCACCTCTCTTGGGAGGGAGAATTTACAG TTGAAGTATAGTGATGGTGACAAAGCATTTGGATCCTCATCTGAGCTTTTCGTTGATGAGAGACTAAAGATTGCAACAGATGGCATTATAGTAGTCAG TATGGAAATTTTGCGACCTCAAAGTGTAGATGGTTTAAATGGGACTGGCATTAAAGGAAAGCTAAGGATCACTACTCGATGTTTATGGCTTGACAAGGGGAAGCTTTTAGATGCACTTCATAAAGCTGCTCATGCAGCACTTTCAAGCTGCCCGGTGAATTGTCCTCTAGCTCACATGGAAAGAACTGTGTCTGAGCTTCTGAGGAAGATGGTTAGAAAGTACAGTGGTAAGAGGCCTGAAGTCATAGTCATGGCTGTGGAGAGCCCTGGAGGAGTTCTATCCGAAGAGCTTGGAGCAAGGCTTTCAGGCAAGTCCTATAGTGGATTTGGGATGTCAGCATCGCGAAAAGCAGTTGATGGACAACCAACTAAGAGCCACTTAAACAGTATAAGACCAGATGGAAATAACGATTTGCCTTCTGAGGATAACTCAAGTCAGGAGTCTCaag GTTATCATTTGGAATCTGAAAGACTACTTCCTGAAGAGGACTATGACACCACGAACTTGAACTTGACAGAGACACAATCCTTTGATAACGAGGGTTTGGAGGATTTCTGGAAACCATTTATCACGCCATCCTCTCCTGCCAACGAATTGGCGAAGGATCACGAAGGTTCTGttcaacatttaaaaaatgcgTTGGAGATTTCAAACGAACGTGAAGAAGTCAGTGATGACAAGTCACTGAAAACATCAAATTCTGATGTGAACTCTTCAAAGCCTGTGAAACGCAATAAATGGAAACCTGAGGAGATCAAGAAACTTATTAAATTGCGGGGGCAATTGCATGCCAGGTTTCAAGTGACCAGGGGACGAATGGCATTGTGGGAAGAGATATCCAATGGTATGTTGGCTGATGGTATTAATCGGAGTCCCGGACAGTGCAAATCTCTTTGGACATCTCTGGTTCAGAAATTTGAG CAGGAAAGCAAAAGTGAAAAGAAAAGCAAGAAGAGTTGGCCATACTTGGAGGAAATGAGCGGCATATTATCTGATTCAGAGGCAGTGGCAACAAAATGA